Within Malus domestica chromosome 04, GDT2T_hap1, the genomic segment TTATACATGCATGAttttaattgaaatttgatttgcaGGAGGAGATTGCAAAACCTTGATGTTTGTCCAAATCAGCCCAAGTGCCTCAGATCTTGGAGAGACACTGTGTTCACTGAACTTTGCCAGCCGGGTGCGGGGAATAGAGAGTGGCCCTGCTCGCAAACAGGCAGACCTCAGTGAGCTGTTCAAGTACAAACAAATGGTACGTGTTATAAGTTAAAGTATACTTTTGTTCTAGTTTATCTTGGtttcaaattacaaaaatttTAATATCCAATTTAACAGGCTGAGAAGGCTAAACATGACGAGAAAGAAACCAAGAAACTACAGGACTGCATACAGTCTCTGCAGTTGAGGCTTGCTGCGAGGGAACACATTTGCAGAAGTCTACAAGAAAAGGTAATCTATCTTCAAGATGACAACTCATGGGATTtattgaacttcttgttgttcATTGTTACATAACTGAAGTTTTTTGGTAGAATCGAGACCTTGAGAACCAGTTGGCTGAGGAAAGGAAGACCAGGCTGAAACAGGAGACTAGAGCTTTTGCAGCTGCTTCTCATCAGTCTTCAGCATCATCATTCCGGAAACAAGGAGCCCAGAAAACTGTTGCAGAGAAGAAGCCACCTTTGGCTCCTCCAAGAGAGAGGCTACCTCTGCGAAGAATTTCCAACTTCATGCCCCCACCTTCATCTGCTTTACCTCCCAAAAAAACCAGCTCTACAACTTCCGTCCCATCTTCAGTGGGAGGCAAAGAAAATATCTCCACAACAGCACTAGCAGGAAGAAACCAGAAAAGCCTAATTTTACCGAGAAGAATCTCCATTGCTGTCAGACCTCCAACTGCAACAACACAACAGGTTCTTCAGCCTAAGAGACGCGTCTCCATTGCTACCTATCGCCCTGAGCCAAGCTCTCACATGACAACACCCCTCCACACCTCTGCCTCTCTATCCAACAGTGACAGACCATCGTTCGCAAGGGATCCACGAAGGGCACGGTACTCAAGGTTGTTCTCCCCAATGCCTGAATTGAAGTCGGAAGCAGAGACAACACCAACCACAATGAGGAGAAGCAGCAAGTTCATGGGTAGTCCCCCGACATTAGCTGGTTCAGTCAGAGCAGCGAGGCATCCAGCAGCTGTTGCACTACTACGGAAACCAGTAGTTTGGAGTCCTCTCAAGCTGAGAGCCATGAAAAACAGAAGGCCATCACTGTTACTACCTCCCCCGGGTTTCAAATGACATGCAATGAATCAATTCGTCATTGTCTATTTTGAAACACCTTGAAACAGTaaatgttcttgttttctttttctacttTAGAGCTTTTGTGATAGTACTGAAAATGTATGCTTCTTGCCTACTAATCATTCATTTCGTTGTTGAAGCACTTTGTAGCGTTTCCTTGTTGAACCAAGAAAGTTTCGATTTCAAGAATCGAATGATAACCTTCACAAATTagaattttaattcaatttgcaATGAGAAAACATGAAGATCCATTGGCCATGAACCATCTTTGCCGGGTCACCGGGTGGGATGGCACATAGGGATGGGTGACGGGTATCCGTTTGCTCATCCCTACACATCTATCTTTACTGATATTTTAAATCTACATTCTTAATTAATTGGGTAAAAATTTCCGCATCAACTTTACACAActgtaaaagtcaattttcacaACATTAAAGATAAGTTATTCATGAGCAGTTCAAAAGGGTAAATACGATATTTTCTTAATGAAAGTagaaaatgaaattacaaaatatgtgatgcaaattcgtacatAGTATCCATGGAGGTTCATGGAGTGCAGCTGTACAATAACTAAAAGTAAGAAAGAGTACCAACCGTTAGATCTCTTTTTTCGTCAAACATTGACCGTCAGATCTATGCGCAATCACTGGTTCTCCATTTAAGAGGGGAAAAGTTCACGTCTAAATTGAAAACGAAAAGTAGCCGTTTGCGTGTGATTGGTTGGAGAAATTCGACCGTTGGACTCGAAAAgagaaacataaacaaaaatccGTTCGAACTCCGTTTGACTTCATCACTTAGGAAGACAAACTGCGAAGGCCAAAAGGGAaaccaaagagagagagagagagagagagagagagagatcttgGAGACCCACTTCCCACTGAGAGttgctgtgtgtgtgtgtgtgtgttgagtAATAAAATGGTTGCGAGATCTTGGAGACCCACTTCCCACTGAGAGTTGCTGTGTGTGTGTGCCTTGAGTAATAAAATGGTTGCGAGAACCCCACCAAAGCAGAGGAAAATGGTAGCCCCTCTCGATCCTCTTCTCCTCAGAGAAACGGTGAAGAAGGTGAGAGCTACTTCAACTTTTtccttcaaaacaaaaaaacccagaaTTCAAAGTTCAGTTCTTTGTATTTCCGGCATCGATCTTTGGTGGAATTTGAACATCTCTGGTGGATTTTCTTGTGTTTTGAACTAATGGGTTTGTTTTGTTCTGTGGGTTTGTGAAGGTGGATAGATGCATGGCTCGGTTGCAGGAGCTGCAGTACACAGTTTCGGGCGGTACGAAAGTGATTTCTGGAGTGAGTCTCAGCCCAAGGAGCACTCGAGGTTATCTCAGGACTAGCCTCCGATGTAAACAAGAAACTGCGAGGTAAgaatttgatttgaatttgatatttagaaaccaagaaaaaaaaacagcttttgatttttcttcttcttttgtttgttaGTTTTGGTCGATTTTGAGATTGAAACTCAAttgggtttatttatttatgcagGATTAAAGTTTCAGCCCCTAGAAAGTCCCCCGTTGGCAAGGTCCCTGCAAATGCAggtatctctctctttctctctccctctctctctctctctctctctctctagatttgaACCAAATGGGTTTTCTAACTAGACAATATTCCAAACTACAATAATTccatattgtctgctttgggtcACGCCCTCACGGATTTGTTCTTGGGCTTCCACCCAAAACGCGTCTTACTATAGGGagatgggcatgtacatataaggcacatcacatCCTCTCCCCcagacgatgtgggatcttacatctAATACATAACACTTGGCATAATCCTATGCTAATCTCTATAGTCTAACAAACATCATTGCTATTATATTTCAGGGGAGTGGCAGAGAATGTCGCTGCCTGCAATGCTGGTCGGCGAAACAGTCGGAGAAATTCTACAAGCAAGCAAGTTTGCAAGAGAAATAGTAGCAGCAGTTGGTAAAAAACCCCAGAAAACCACTTCAGAAGACCCCAAAACCCCAATGACACAACAGAGGAAACAGAGGCAAAACCCCGAAAACACAGAGCTCAGAgccagaagaaagaaggagaagcACAACAAGTCTCAATCCACTCGATCAGAGTCCCGTTCCCCGATACTCCAACGGGCTCGTTCCAGGATCAATTTCAAGGTCTCACCTCCACACAAGAGAGATATGGAGAAAGAAAACAACAGATACTTGGCAAACAGAGTGTCTCCGAAAAATAGGCCATGGGCAAAAAAAAGCGTGTTGTTTCCCAACCCTTTGTTTTCGGCTTCGGATTCTTCTCAGCAGCAGAAGTTCTGCAGAACAAGATCACCAATCATTGGTAGAAATGATGGCAGTAATAATAGGCGACGGATTCATACTCCGCACAAGTTCTTGATCAAGTCCCCGCCTTCTGCTTCGAAATTTCCTTCACCTTCCAAGTTTCAGCTCAAGATCAGGAGCCCTCCATTGGTTTCTTCTCTGTCTCCAACGAAAGCCAAGATGTCACCGAAGATGTCAACTGCCTCGAAACTTCGCAGGTCATTTTCTCCTTCGAGATTGGCAACTAGGTTGGTGTCTCCATTGAAGAGCAGAAAGAGCTTGCAGAAGAGTAGCGAGGGAGGACTAGTAATGCCTGGTTTGAAACAGCGTCCAATGTCCTCGATTCCAATGGGAATTTCAGCTCGGAGAATTTGAGAAACGTCTGAGAAATCTGCATACATTGGCTTGGTTTGATTCTTTTATACCAGATATTTTCTTGATGTCCATAGTTTCGAATTTTCATTGTTCAACTTTTTCTTATGCGTGTGAATTTGTCATTCCATTTTTTCAACTACTTGAGATCAAATTTTCGTTCTTTTCTGTTGGTCGAAGTCCTTAGATTCCCGCTCCCCTCACTATCACTTGTATCTGTAAACTTTGTACAATCTCTGTATCAAGAGCTGGGGAATGGACGACCACTGTGTTGCGGCTCACTGTGTTGCTTCTTTGTCAGGTCAATGGACGACCACTCTCCCTGGTTTTTGTTCTGAACAAGGATGGCCTTCCTTGTCCTCCAAGTTTATTTTGGTGGCCTTTTGTAGGCTGTTCTTTCTGGGTAGTTACTGTGTTAGCTAGTTaggtcagagagagagagagagagagagagagagagagagagagagcgagagaccAAGAGACCGAGATTACTACAAACATGAACCATTCTCTCTATCAATCACAAAAATCAGAAGCACACATCAAAAGTGGCATTCTATACTATCCTGTGCCATAGGATCCAGAGTACTAAATCAATAATACAATTTCTATGCACCGGATACCAAACACGAAAACATGTATAATTCCCCCGCCCCAAAAAGAATACATTCGCATCCAACAATTTTATACAGGCATGCTTACAGTAGCTTGGCCTTTGGTAGGACACACAAGCAATACCACTCACTATAGGTGGTGGTTGCACAAAGAGGCATTGAATTTGGACGAATCAGATGTTGCAGCACTGTGGAGCTGGATTCCGGAAAGCCGGAGAACCAGAGACATTTTACTGCTAAGACTGAAACTCCAACTCCAAAGATGAATTCCCAACAGGAAGCTATGACTGACTTCCACGTCATTTGCCTGGAGAAGCAAACCTAGTACGTTCTCTCTGCCTATTTAAACCTCGATCCTTCGGAGATGATGTCTTCCCTCCTACACCTGCTTGGCGCATCATCTCTGCAAAACCACAGAAATTTGATAAAAGCATTTTACGTTAAGTGACGGTCACTAAACTACGTATAAGATGGTTTGTTGGTTTATATGCTTAAGTTCGTTCAACTAAACTTCAGACGATATGTATTTATGGAGATATAATCTTTGTGGGcaaatcaaaagccaatcaaAATCCCACAACTTCAGGACTATTCACGTCAATCAACATTAAAATGGTTGTAACCCCAGAATGCAGACAGTCCTTCAAACTTTAACAGATATGACGGAGCACAAAAGGCAGCTGCTATAATAACCCTATATAGTGGGAATTAGAAACCACACGAGGAAAAGAAAACTCTACCTCGCTTTCTTGCAAGctcaagatcaagctcttctttCCACTTCCTCTCTCTTTCAGAGGAGCTTATACTGTGAGAAGTATCATATATCAGGTTACTCAAAAGGGTAgcaagaaaggaaagaaaaaaaacaatcaaatgacATGAACTGACCTTGGACTGCCTGGCTCTTGC encodes:
- the LOC103408549 gene encoding microtubule-binding protein TANGLED, whose translation is MVARTPPKQRKMVAPLDPLLLRETVKKVDRCMARLQELQYTVSGGTKVISGVSLSPRSTRGYLRTSLRCKQETARIKVSAPRKSPVGKVPANAGEWQRMSLPAMLVGETVGEILQASKFAREIVAAVGKKPQKTTSEDPKTPMTQQRKQRQNPENTELRARRKKEKHNKSQSTRSESRSPILQRARSRINFKVSPPHKRDMEKENNRYLANRVSPKNRPWAKKSVLFPNPLFSASDSSQQQKFCRTRSPIIGRNDGSNNRRRIHTPHKFLIKSPPSASKFPSPSKFQLKIRSPPLVSSLSPTKAKMSPKMSTASKLRRSFSPSRLATRLVSPLKSRKSLQKSSEGGLVMPGLKQRPMSSIPMGISARRI